A genomic stretch from Edaphobacter aggregans includes:
- a CDS encoding arylsulfatase produces the protein MTSSQIRSACLLATALSFCIPRIAAQEPDRTLLPISPAPFRGTVDSTYATSTPYALAPIHAPAGAPNVLVVLIDDAGYGQSGTFGGLIPTPTLDRLAQGGLRYTRFHVTALCSPTRAELMTGRNHHAVGMGTITNWSTDYPGYNASIPKSAAFLSEILRDNGYATAAFGKWHLIPEREATLSGPFDHWPTHQGFDYFYGFLNGETNQWNPELTLGTQPVEMVPPPGRKDDYTLNEDLADHAIEWIKSEKSLASDRPFFIYLAPGATHAPLQAPKAWIDKFKGQFDMGWDRYREVVFERQKKLGVVPEDAKLTPRPSSIPAWDSLTPDEKKLASRLMEVFAGFMAQTDHEMGRIIDAVAATGQLDNTLIIYIAGDNGASLEGGLKGTDNSMAQINGLPQNITDMVSRLDQLGGPHTTPHYPVGWAWAGNAPFQWGKRIASHLGGTRDPMVVFWPNRIKDAGGVRYQYENVTDILPTVLEATGIPQPTSVNGIKQQPIDGISMLSTFASPSAPPNRTTQYFEMLGNRAIYKDGWIAATRSGLLPWIYTTARESMMQQPWELYHLANDYSEADDLAEQYPDRLKHLQQLFDTEAQKNHVYPLDPRVAGRQERPTGKHFTYYAPTGHLYVSLTPQYENHSHTITAYINVPKEGASGVLLADGAESGGFSLFLKDGKPTYTYNYFERKTTTIASPDPLPPGPATIHLDFAYDGGGIGKGALATLYVNNRFVAKSRIEQTVPMAFSFEDTFDIGEDSASPVGDYQSPFPFTGTIDHINFDISN, from the coding sequence GTGACTAGTTCCCAAATCCGCTCGGCCTGCCTCCTCGCAACAGCACTGTCGTTCTGCATCCCTCGAATAGCCGCGCAGGAGCCCGACCGTACCCTCCTGCCAATTTCCCCGGCGCCGTTTCGCGGAACCGTCGATTCAACCTATGCCACATCTACCCCATATGCACTTGCCCCTATCCATGCGCCGGCAGGCGCGCCCAACGTCCTGGTAGTGCTCATCGACGACGCAGGCTACGGCCAATCCGGCACCTTTGGTGGCCTCATTCCGACTCCAACCCTCGACCGTCTCGCACAAGGCGGTCTGCGTTACACACGATTTCACGTGACTGCGCTCTGCTCGCCCACGCGCGCCGAGTTAATGACCGGCCGCAACCACCACGCCGTCGGCATGGGCACCATTACCAATTGGAGCACTGATTACCCGGGATACAACGCGTCCATCCCCAAAAGCGCAGCCTTCCTCTCGGAGATCCTGCGCGACAATGGATATGCCACCGCCGCCTTCGGCAAATGGCATCTCATTCCCGAGCGCGAGGCGACCCTCTCCGGCCCGTTCGACCACTGGCCAACCCATCAGGGCTTCGACTACTTCTATGGCTTCCTCAACGGCGAGACAAACCAGTGGAACCCCGAGCTCACGCTCGGTACCCAACCCGTCGAGATGGTCCCCCCGCCCGGTCGCAAAGACGACTACACCCTCAACGAAGACCTCGCCGACCACGCCATCGAATGGATCAAGTCCGAAAAATCCCTCGCTTCCGATCGTCCCTTCTTTATCTACCTCGCCCCCGGGGCCACACACGCTCCCCTCCAGGCACCCAAAGCATGGATAGATAAATTTAAGGGCCAATTCGACATGGGCTGGGACCGCTACCGGGAGGTAGTCTTCGAACGGCAAAAGAAACTAGGCGTAGTCCCTGAAGACGCCAAACTGACCCCACGACCATCTTCTATCCCCGCGTGGGATTCCCTCACTCCAGACGAGAAGAAACTCGCCTCCAGACTGATGGAAGTCTTCGCCGGATTCATGGCCCAAACCGACCACGAGATGGGCCGCATCATCGACGCCGTTGCAGCCACCGGCCAACTCGACAACACGCTCATTATCTACATCGCCGGCGACAATGGTGCCAGCCTTGAAGGCGGCCTCAAGGGAACCGACAACTCAATGGCCCAGATTAATGGCTTGCCGCAGAACATCACCGACATGGTCTCCCGTCTGGACCAGCTCGGAGGCCCGCACACCACGCCCCACTACCCAGTCGGCTGGGCCTGGGCCGGCAATGCTCCCTTTCAATGGGGCAAACGCATCGCCTCTCATCTCGGCGGAACCCGGGACCCCATGGTCGTCTTCTGGCCCAATCGCATCAAAGACGCAGGCGGCGTCCGCTATCAATACGAAAACGTAACCGACATCCTTCCCACCGTCCTCGAGGCCACTGGCATCCCTCAACCCACCTCCGTGAACGGCATCAAGCAGCAGCCCATCGACGGCATCAGCATGCTCTCCACCTTCGCTTCACCCTCCGCCCCGCCCAACCGCACCACGCAATACTTTGAGATGCTCGGCAACCGCGCCATCTACAAGGACGGCTGGATCGCCGCAACGCGCAGCGGCCTCTTGCCCTGGATCTACACCACAGCGCGCGAGAGCATGATGCAACAGCCCTGGGAACTCTACCATCTTGCCAACGATTACTCCGAAGCCGACGACCTCGCCGAACAATATCCCGACAGGCTGAAGCACCTGCAGCAACTCTTCGACACCGAAGCCCAGAAGAACCATGTCTACCCGCTCGACCCGCGCGTCGCCGGAAGACAGGAACGTCCGACCGGCAAGCACTTCACCTACTACGCCCCCACGGGCCACCTCTACGTCTCGCTCACGCCGCAGTATGAAAACCACTCGCACACGATCACCGCATACATCAACGTGCCCAAAGAAGGCGCCAGCGGAGTCCTCCTCGCCGACGGAGCAGAAAGCGGCGGCTTCTCCCTCTTCCTCAAAGACGGCAAGCCTACCTACACCTACAATTACTTCGAGCGCAAAACCACCACGATCGCCTCGCCCGACCCACTGCCTCCCGGCCCGGCCACCATCCACCTCGACTTTGCCTATGACGGCGGAGGCATCGGCAAAGGCGCACTTGCCACGTTGTACGTCAACAATCGATTCGTCGCAAAATCCCGAATCGAACAGACCGTTCCCATGGCCTTCTCTTTCGAGGATACCTTCGACATAGGCGAAGACAGTGCCTCACCTGTAGGCGACTACCAAAGCCCCTTCCCCTTTACCGGCACCATCGACCACATCAACTTCGACATCTCAAATTGA